In the Channa argus isolate prfri chromosome 19, Channa argus male v1.0, whole genome shotgun sequence genome, TTTAAACAACATGGGTATGGTCAAGTCTGCTTGAATCCAAAAACTTGATGGACTAAATAGGTTTAAAACTTATTCTGAAAGTAGAAACAGATGTAAACATGGTCCTGATAGTCAGGTCTCCTAAGTTTGTGGTTAATATAATTATTGTAGCTGTTGTCTTGGTCTTCCAGTCTAAAGGGGTTCATGATCATCCCAGACCAGAATCCAAGTCTGAAACAGAAGCCAGGAGAAGCTCAGTAAAGAGACGAGTGAGTTCGCCCCCGTTCACGCCCAAAAGACGACTCATAGAAACACAGGTGACAAGCATGAACACAAGGTTCCtatagttttttaatttaactgttgtttactaatgtttgtggtttttttcAGGCCCTGGGTCCGGCTCTGCTCTCCTGTGTTGAACCAGCAGATAGAATCTCCTTCATCGATCCAAACTTCTCACAACATTACCCAGCATTCCAGAGCCCAGAGCCCTACTACAACCCCCACAATACACTTGGAGAGGGCCCACCCACGCTGCAGAAACCATCTAATTCCAGACTTTATATGGGTCGCCCTAGTTATGAGTTCCAGGGATACCTGACCTCACCTTCATATCCCGTCACATCTGACCTCTGTGATCCCAGGTTGGTTTCACACACCCAAAATACAATCCTGACAAAGTAAACAGGGTAAAACCTTTTTTCTGTCTAAATCTATATGTTAGCAGTTTAAACACAACTAACCACATCCTGGCTTGTGTGCAGGGTTGCCCCGGTGCTGGGTTCCTCCACCacctcttcttcatcatcagctcctctgtcctctccctcttcttccTTTGACCCCCAGTCCAAACCACCTCCAAGCTGGAAGGAACTGCTGAAGACCTCTGCCCCCTATGGAGACAACCACCATTACTACAGCACAGAGTACCCATGCCGTTACCCCAGCAACAGCCCGGTCTCTCCTGCAGCTTTGCAGACCATCATCACCACTACAACCAAGGCGAGTACAGGCGATCGAGAGGAACCAACTGTATACCTCAGATATGAAGGCCAATGGTACGGGAGCAGTAGGGCTGGGCGATAaaagaaaatttatttttttcaatgtttcttAGGATTCACAATTTTAATCCCTTTTTTTCTCcgtacaaaaatgaaaaacccaAATTCCACTACCTGGCTGTGTGGCTATATgtgtgacaataaataaataaattgattttatttattttactacatttactgtattctgTTTTCCAGGGCTAAGGacaaatgtgtaataaataaataataataaataatgaaaaatatcagTAGAAAAGCTCTTGTTACATATTGTAAAAATTGTAACAAACCACAATGGGTGCAGCTTTGCAgcaataaaagtaaagtatCACTGCGGtaaaataactacatttatttCGTTTTATTTTGGTGTCTTCACCTGCCCTGGCCACCATGACTACAGCTTGTTGACCACCAAGGACAACACACATGCTGGCATCTCCAGGGAAACGGTGGCAGCTGACAGAGAACTAGAAGTGACATCAGAGAAAGTAATAACCTTAATTTTTCAAATTAGGCATTTTTTACATAGTTAAACAGccaacatttaaatgaatttaatattttcaaatatatcGCCCAGTCCTAGGGAGCAGTGTCCCCATAAGTCTGTCACAGGTTTAGTGTCTGTGTGGAAATTTAGGGTCAAAACCATCCCAGGATCTAGGAGTCTTCATTTTGAGTTCAGGGGCTGATGTGTCTCAATTTTTAATTGTCTTGACAATTGGGAAAAGGTAAGATCCTAAAACCTGATGCACAGAAGATGCTGTGGGGAATTGTCCTCTCATGAGCTTGTCCCAGAGATGCAGTTGGAGTGTTTGTAACTGTCTGGcctgtttttataataaacctgATTCTGTCCTTCCTGTAGATTGAGTTTGTGGTTTGCTGGACTTAAAATGTGGACAGTTGTAGACATTAGGTGAGACAGGGATTATACCTTACAGTCACAGTGATTCCTCCTTTGGTCATTCTCAGGTGTCCTATCAGCCATGTCCGAAGCCTGCGGCACTCCCCCCTTATCAGTCATGTACTAAACCTCCTGGTGGCCTCCAGTCCTACCAGCCCTGTGCTCCCTCCAAAACTACAGGCCTCCCTGGCTGCTCCTCTTTGTTAGAGGATGGTACCTCATCCTCTTACTCCACCGAGGTGAAAGTGATGGAGGAGTCCGGTGGAGTCATCAAGTCTCTGTCATTTCAGCCCGAGCCTTTGCAGACCAAGACAGAACGGGCCGATGGTTATGACTACCGTTATGCCTACCCCAACACGTACCGCTACGACGACTACTAATGCAGTACTGCCTCTACTCCTGTTACAAGTACAAGTATTGCCACTACTGCTCCTGCCAAACACATGCTGTACTGTCAAAAACTAATGAACACCTGCTGGTACTTTTGGAGAGTTCGGGACCTGACAGGATGTGCTCATCAGGACAAAACTCAAAGCAAATAAACCCTTGTTCCAGACACACTTCGCAGAAGAAGATTCTTAGCAACCCTTTCAGgacaaaaaaagactttgtaCACAACATGTCTCACAAAGATTGAAGAGTTGAAAAGGTTGAAAATAAACTTCTTAACACCAAGTTAGTTTTCTGGAGCTTTCAGCTACAGCTTTTGGCCTTCCTCAGCAAACAAAGGGGGCCAGTAACCATTTCCAGAAGCTATGTGCATTATGTCTTTTAGTGTTCCAAGGAGTGAGGTGTTCTGGGTAACCTTAACCCTGTCATAACTAAACCACCCCATCTGCAATTAAGCAGCTGCTGACAAAGATCATAAGATGTGGTTAAAAGCTCCAAAAACATGAAGTTGAATGTTTGCTGAACATTTTTGTCCTCAGTGTTTCAGTCTCTGTATTCAGAAATTATAATGAACCTGTGGGTTTGTAGTTTTGGGGTTATTTATTGAATCAGTCAGACCTGAAGTATGAACAAGAATAATTCATACTGAGCTGAACTTAACCAGACTGATGGTCCTGATCTAAACAACAAATTTATAAAACCATGATGCTGACTGAAGACATCTGTGGGACATTCCTGTCTCACTTTGAACAAACGTTTTCACAGACTCTGGTTTCGGGTTCATTCTGAGGAAACTGGTGTTTGAGGAAAATCTAAAACCACATAGTCCAGATCAACAAAAAGATACAAGAAGGACAACTTAAATTATGTCAATTTACAAACGGGAAGAATTTAAATTGTTGTAACAACCCTTTAAAAGTACATTCGGATCCTACTTTGAACATTACTGTTACATGctgataaaatattgtttttttaaatactaataaaagATTGAGAAACATGAGTCGACTCTGAAGCGATTACAGAGATTGCAGGAGCAGCACATTTAAAACTACATGGGATGTCTGAATCCATTTACTGTTTTGTGTATAGACAGGGGTATAAGAAATAATAAGATTTTATCAGCAAAGGAGACCAGACGTGGTAAAAgtgaacaaaataaaccatACAACTGCTGAACATGACCGATACCAAACATGTTGATTTAAACCGTCAGTGGGTGCAGTCGCAGTGTGGATGGTCTAAGTGGACTCTGGATTTAGGACCCTTATGGAGTAAGTGGTGAAATTTACATCATGCAGACCCCAGCAGATACAAGGATCAGAAAACCATGAACTGGGGTTGCATTAGGCTGCAAAATGTGGGGTATTATGTTTTTCACTAATAAACAACCTGCTGAGTAAGGAAAGCATCAAGAAACAAATCAATGATTCCACAGTTTTCCACATGACTCACAGTTTTGAAGTAAACTTTAGGCATAACTTTAAACTCAGGGACAATATCTGGTACTGGAGGATTTTACGGGTCCACTTGGTTCTAAAGAACTGAGACCTACTTAGTTTTTCAGCTGTCAGTCCCTGCGTCTAACGAAGTCCAATACCAGTGCGGTTCTGGACAGtctttttaattacagtaaaagtatTGCTCAAGTCTGAAGTATTTTGATTGGTTATACTGCTCATCAATGGGTCACATCTTTGTAGGGATTAGGAAAAACATCTCACAAGACACTGAATAGTCTGCAGTATTTtttattggtacccaaagcactgcTTCTTGTTCAGACATTCACACTCTGATGGAGCTGCTCGCATGCACTCATTATTAATTTTGGAGTTCAATGCCTTGCTCAAAGACAGTTCCACATGTGACAGTCACAATGAAAAACCACAAGAAAACCTTGAGGCGTTGTTCTGAATTGTCCCGAGGTTTTCCAGCATCTTTTTCAGGGCCCCGCACCACAGTGAGAACCCTGCAGCAGAGGATCAAAGAGCTGGTGTTTGGACTAGGGCTGGTCTTAAATGGTATGagtaataaatgttgttttgacaGGAACGCGTCAGAACAGGAATCACTCTGCTGTCCTCACCGTGAACCTTTGAAACTAGAGAATGTCCTTCATCCTCCTGCTCGCTGTCACTAGCTTCCATTAAAATCACTTGCCTCACTTGTTTCCTCTCTatggtttacatttacatccatCAGTAGTTAATTATATTCAGTGTTCAGACAGAACCCACGACCCACAATGGAACACACATCGATATTCAGACCTTCATAGGAAATCTGATGGTTTTTATTTGATTCTCACTTAGCTGATGTGAACCAACAAAATAAAGGTCTGGTTTTTACGCTCAGAATATTAGAAGTAAAGGGATTTGTTCCAGAAAGGTTTGGGCATCAGTGCACAGGTAAGTGTCTATCAGCAGCTAAAAGTAGAGTTCAGCAACAGGTTTGGAGGTCCACATCCACTTGAAAGTAAAGGTCAAGGTCAGTTACCTGCTACAGGTGGACCATCATCATAGGTAGGACCAGGTTATTTTCAGGCTATAGCTAAGACTGACAGGTCACATCAgcaatgttctagaggtgagaACAACAGCAAAGCCATCTAGTTTCAGATGGTACCAGAACCAGGTGACTATCAAATCTCTGGTAATAGTACCAGGTGAGTGTCCAGGATTGGGTGAGCCAAACTGAACAATGTAAAGTGAGACTTTGACTTCACCCTGATTATCAGTGTTCAGGTAAATCAAGTTTCTGCGCCTCCTGGCCCTGAAAAGAACGTTTGTGTTGAACAGTTCTGGCCAATCAGGTGAAGTTACACCATTTGTTTCCAGGCAGATCTCATAAATGAACTGTTTTAAAGGTGTTTCTGCAGATCAGATTCACAAATGTTGATGATGTGTTGAAGCTGGAGCAGCTCACAGCCTGTCAGCCAACGCCTCACCTGTTTCTCACCTTTAAACCAGGTGAGTAAAGTGCAGATAATCCGGAGCAGTGTAATTCTATCCTTTCACCAACAATCACCACATCCTGTCTTCTTATCGTctaatcttcttcttctctgctgatCTTCATCGCTGTTCTTTCACACGCACATCATTTCATCCCTCAACCTCTTCATCTTCTCTGCTAAATAAATCATCCATCTGCTGACATGAGATACCTTTCCAAACAACCGCACACCTGCCcccccatccatccatccgttCCTTGGCTCTGATGTGGCTCTGCACTAATGGATGTTTTCAATTTGATGCTACGTGGTTTGGATTTACAACAGAGATGGACAGAGGCAAAGAATGAAAGCTAAGACATTAATGAGAAGGACAATACTGTACTACACATCAACCAGAAGATCAGTTGGAAAAATAAAGTGTCCTCAGTGACTCTTTGGAACCTCCAACACATGGAGGAACAATAGAGAGGTGTATAAAAACTACTCTACACTAACTCTGACTCTACACTTCAAAGTGGTATGCTGCACTGTGTCAccgtgggcgactgtggcgcaggaaggtaaagcggttgtccaccaatctcacagttgttggttcaatccccggctcctctggtcacatgtcgaaatgtccttgagcactgaaccccaacttagttgctcccggtgagtgttggccagctgcatagcagctcccccatcagtgtatgaatgtgtgtgtgagtgtgagtgtgggtgaataagaagcagtgtaaagcgctttgagtgacaataggtaggaaagcgctatataagtgcagaccacaTACCATTTACTTGTATTGTACAATTAGTCCGTAAGTGGAGAaattaatacaataaatgttcaatgttcgtcacaCAACAATCTCCAGAATAAAGTAACTGTTGGACGATCAGGTACAATTAAGATTAAGTCTCTACaaacattcttattttaatttgatgccagaacaagttttaaaaaccattgaacacctctgaaaaccacTGTCTGTAGatacagtttgtctctgcagccacaaatgttaaaattctACAATGCAATGAAACAACCAGatatataaaagataaaggaaaCCCAAGCTCAAAATGGAATGatagtatttatattttatttgaaaagataATATCTGAGTCCATCTGCTGTTCAGTTTGTGGATAAAAAAATGCGTTATTATGTTTTCTGAATGACAGGAAACTGAGCTTTGACCAGTGGGATAAAAACTGACAGAGTTGACTGTTTACACCCATACATTCACACTTCAAGTCACTACTAAAATACCTGTGAGAAACTCTGGGTAATGTGTACAGcgctgtatgtgtttgtgcttatgtgtttttgtaaatgtgttacaGCTGATGTGAATACTGTCATAATTCCAACATTACAGGacatgaaattaaaactaactgcattgtattgtttttatgcatCGCTGAAGCAATTAGTCCATTATATGATTAATTAATGAACACAAAATGATTTAGCAAATATTTCTACAGTCTACTAATTGTCAAGGTTTACCTAAAAACCCAGACGATTCTCTAGTTTCACTTTCCTAAATATAAGGATTTTCTTGtaaatgttttgggttttgttttggtaTTTTCTGAACATGTAacaaactgtacatttgccTCATTGTGATAAAGAATGTTAATATTCTGACAGCGATGTCCAAATATTTCCACTGAAGTCTATGTATGGTTTAATATGTGGGTGTACAACAGAAGTGTCAACAGACATGTCAATGTTTGTGACTTGCACTTCCTGACGATTTCAACGTCTTTGACTTCTATTCAGGATAAACCTCTATAAGTCCACTTAtaaatcagacaaaaacaagctgTAGAACTAAGTTGAGTTTACAGTTAACAGATTTGATTGAATACCATGTTTCAATTCTCTATAACTTATTTGTAGGAAAATGTAAGGAATCCTTAAAACACATGAATTTGAAAAACTGTTACTACACAAATTGGTAACGAGAATATTACGTCAGTTAAATTACATTGCATTTAATCCTAATATAtctgttacattttaattattattacgAATTATTATATGTAACAGTCAAAAAGGAACTTTGACACACTGTATCTGGGATTCCCCACTTATTACTACTTTTCAGAGAAACTATTTTACACCAAAAAATCCCACGATCCCAGGCTGTGTATCTTGAATCTTTCCTCCTATAATCTTGTAatctcaaaatatgaaaaaaaattcataaaccACTGTTGCCAACGTTGGAAGCTAAAGGAAGTATGGCTCTAATGTGGAAAAAACCCTCCTCATGTGGCGTTTTTCAGTGGCTGAAAGGTTTGAGTTTCCATTGTGCACTGGAAAAAATAAgttatttgacaaaaaacaagcttgttatgttttgaaaaatatggCACCTCTTTTATAATTTTCTAAACGATGATGGTATCGAGGTAATGTATAAACAGTTTtgtctgataaaaacaaaataaatggaagtACTCTCTACAATGACCTAACAGGATGGGCTAAAAAGGTAAAACTAATATCAAAATGTGTCTgatggcatttttattttattattttttcctccttttttcaattttgtatatatatatatatataatatttttaattattaaatatttatttatatattcatcCATTTGTTTATGACcactacttttattattattgtatattttaatttcttgtgtgagtctgtgttttgGGTTGGGGAGAGTACGggttattagtttattttgttcgtttattttgaaggttgttttattaaatagtgCTGCTATTCTGTTTGTAATTGGAATATTGCACAAATCTTCTTTTaaagtaacaataaaaacatattttttcaaaaattacacattttctgAACAGGACCCCAGACTGACATGTTTGTGgtcatgttgtgttttcacaataaaaacacactctgttcaaacagaaacacaggccCCTGATTTCTGCCCGTCCAGACTAGTTTTACATTACACAGCACTCTGTAGCAGTGGGGCTGGAGTTAAGTGGAGGTGAAAAACCCTGTAACTTGTGGAAATTCACCATATTATAAGCTGAGGCAAAACTTTTACATTAGTGCAGTGAAGTGAAAGTGcatgattttaaatgttgctgtgACTAACCCTTTGGTCTGAAAGAAGCAGATCATGGATGGAGGATGGATGGCGAAGGGAAGATTGAAGGTAGAGGGAGGCCCCTATAAACAATCAGATGCTGCAGAGAGAAAtctgcagaaaaaaatcagtttcaaagcaaaaaaaaaatatgaaagcaaacatgAAAGATGAAAACTGTCAATCTATCATCCCTTTCATACATGCACTGGAGTCCTGACATTATCCTGCTTTTGTCAAGATGTTGTGTATGTGAGAACATAGTTTTGTGGTTTTCGTCCTGTACGCACATGTAATGCACAGTGGGACGTTGTCTGAGTCAGGAGTATCCTACGCTGTGTTGTAAGTTGTGTGTTGGTGGCTGGGTTGGTCCCGTGTCTTTGGTTCCGTGAGAAGTTTTATCAGACTGGACAACTCATACAAATGTACTGTGTTCTTAAAGAGGCATGACAGTGCCGGCCTGATTTCTATCTGCTCAGGCCTGATAGCATCGCTCAGCCGCAAGATGCTTGCTGCTCCCTGGAAAATCAGGATATTTTTGTGACTCAGGGGTTGATAAGAGGTTAGGCAGCTTGAGAATCTTCACTCTTAAGTTTCTTTAATCTGAAGCAGTTCTTGTTTCAACAGGACATTCAGAAGAAACCAGTCTAAAGTGAGCTGGTGTAGAGACAAGCTGCTACGACAAGCTTCACCTCCAgttttcacaccactctttTTTGTGAAG is a window encoding:
- the gcm2 gene encoding chorion-specific transcription factor GCMb isoform X1; this translates as MSRGEERDEADCVCSVGMKLTWDINDPKLPQDLKQFDVFQEWTDGYVRYIYSAEDKNAQRHLSGWAMRNTNNHNCQILKKSCLGVVVCSRGCTLPDGSRLQLRPAICDKARQKQQKKLCPSCNATLELMPCRGHSGYPVTNFWRVDGKAIFFQSKGVHDHPRPESKSETEARRSSVKRRVSSPPFTPKRRLIETQALGPALLSCVEPADRISFIDPNFSQHYPAFQSPEPYYNPHNTLGEGPPTLQKPSNSRLYMGRPSYEFQGYLTSPSYPVTSDLCDPRVAPVLGSSTTSSSSSAPLSSPSSSFDPQSKPPPSWKELLKTSAPYGDNHHYYSTEYPCRYPSNSPVSPAALQTIITTTTKASTGDREEPTVYLRYEGQCLLTTKDNTHAGISRETVAADRELEVTSEKVSYQPCPKPAALPPYQSCTKPPGGLQSYQPCAPSKTTGLPGCSSLLEDGTSSSYSTEVKVMEESGGVIKSLSFQPEPLQTKTERADGYDYRYAYPNTYRYDDY
- the gcm2 gene encoding chorion-specific transcription factor GCMb isoform X2; translation: MSRGEERDEADCVCSVGMKLTWDINDPKLPQDLKQFDVFQEWTDGYVRYIYSAEDKNAQRHLSGWAMRNTNNHNCQILKKSCLGVVVCSRGCTLPDGSRLQLRPAICDKARQKQQKKLCPSCNATLELMPCRGHSGYPVTNFWRVDGKAIFFQSKGVHDHPRPESKSETEARRSSVKRRVSSPPFTPKRRLIETQALGPALLSCVEPADRISFIDPNFSQHYPAFQSPEPYYNPHNTLGEGPPTLQKPSNSRLYMGRPSYEFQGYLTSPSYPVTSDLCDPRVAPVLGSSTTSSSSSAPLSSPSSSFDPQSKPPPSWKELLKTSAPYGDNHHYYSTEYPCRYPSNSPVSPAALQTIITTTTKVSYQPCPKPAALPPYQSCTKPPGGLQSYQPCAPSKTTGLPGCSSLLEDGTSSSYSTEVKVMEESGGVIKSLSFQPEPLQTKTERADGYDYRYAYPNTYRYDDY